A part of Acyrthosiphon pisum isolate AL4f unplaced genomic scaffold, pea_aphid_22Mar2018_4r6ur Scaffold_79;HRSCAF=430, whole genome shotgun sequence genomic DNA contains:
- the LOC100572105 gene encoding uncharacterized protein LOC100572105 — protein sequence MATCPNEKYGHIFSDYVLKTYIEPECPFPPEMWAQEPNTNPRITNGPESFHRTYNGKFHSAHPPTHVVIQILKETQMQTRSIIQSVNNGRVKKMYKVQSTHH from the exons ATGGCTACGTGTCCGAACGAAAAATATGGTCATATTTTTTCTGACTATGTACTAAAAACATATATTGAACCAGAATGTCCATTTCCTCCAGAAATGTGGGCTCAAGAACCAAATACGAATCCTCG tatcaCAAATGGACCTGAAAGCTTTCATAGGACTTATAATGGAAAATTCCACAGTGCTCATCCTCCAACACatgttgttattcaaatattgaaagAAACTCAAATGCAAACCAGATCGATTATACAATCAGTTAATAATGGGAGAGTAAAGAAAATGTACAAAGTACAAAGTACCCACCACTAA